A stretch of the Candidatus Jettenia sp. AMX2 genome encodes the following:
- a CDS encoding GIY-YIG nuclease family protein produces the protein MRNIDKLLCLDNGIYNLIIKISQKCIIKIGHLGTYGFSGGFYVYTGSAQKNLRQRIKRHLKQEKRLHWHIDYLLQYGEIVNIYERAGKKEGECVLSRKIGTIKNAAVPVKGFGSSDCSCITHLYYFRHNPEADIKKIVS, from the coding sequence ATGAGAAATATAGATAAATTACTCTGTCTGGATAATGGTATCTATAATCTAATTATTAAAATATCTCAAAAATGTATTATAAAAATCGGACATCTCGGAACTTATGGTTTTTCAGGGGGTTTTTATGTTTATACAGGAAGTGCGCAAAAAAACCTCAGGCAAAGGATCAAAAGGCACCTGAAGCAAGAAAAGCGGCTTCACTGGCATATCGATTATCTTCTGCAATACGGGGAAATTGTCAACATTTATGAACGTGCGGGTAAAAAAGAGGGAGAATGTGTATTAAGCCGCAAAATCGGTACTATAAAAAATGCAGCAGTACCGGTAAAAGGTTTTGGTTCTTCCGATTGTTCCTGCATTACCCATCTTTATTATTTTCGCCATAATCCTGAGGCTGATATAAAAAAGATCGTCTCGTAG
- the mutS gene encoding DNA mismatch repair protein MutS — protein sequence MNETPMMRQYNEIKRQHKDALLFFRMGDFYELFFEDAKLASRLLGITLTSRSKGEGSIPMAGVPHHAVESYIRKIIRAGHKVAICDQLQEPEEARGIVDRGVTRIITPGTVTEDTLLEDTCNNYLMALSETDTMFGLSWIDLSTGKFEIGDIGKERLFDEFARLNPSELLLPEEISRSNVSFPERIRAEYNVMITPRPDWEFSRDTAYRILTEHFGTVSLDGFGCEDAGPALGAAGAVINYLKETQKTSLKHIIKIQKYRTDNRVLIDKATQQCLELTQTMRTREREGSLLSVIDQTKTPMGARLLREWIISPLQISAEIRYRQIGILELFEKPELRRELRAILNTIYDIERISTKVSCGRANARDLVALKQSLSKLPALKEQLGFCISDILIAAEQQLDTLEEIRTLIDTAIVPDPPPAITDGGLIREGYDPVLDELRYVSKNGKTWIANFETEEIARTGINSLKVGYNKVFGYYIEITNTHKDSVPKTYIRKQTLKNAERFITPELKEYETKVLTADERAKGLEYDLFLKVREQVSTFIPRLQRTSQAIALVDVVSALANLAAENRYVMPEITDDTVLKILDGRHPVLGTKLTGERFVPNDIYLNETHNRIMIITGPNMAGKSTYIRQVALLVLLAQTGSFIPAKEAVIGTVDRIFTRVGASDELSRGQSTFMVEMNETANILNNATERSLIILDEVGRGTSTFDGISIAWAVTEYIYQHIRARTLFATHYHELTELALLFPGIVNFNVAVKEWGDEIIFLRKIIEGGTDKSYGIHVARLAGIPKEIIQRARIILNNLEAATLDANGKPKFAPMKAVQDARLTQLKLFLSKQDMVIEEIKKLDISAISPIEAMNKLDEFKKKLNNDEAV from the coding sequence ATGAATGAAACACCTATGATGCGTCAGTATAATGAAATAAAAAGGCAGCATAAAGACGCACTGCTTTTTTTCCGCATGGGGGATTTTTATGAATTGTTTTTTGAGGATGCCAAGCTTGCTTCCAGGCTATTGGGAATTACCCTTACCTCCCGTTCCAAAGGTGAAGGGTCAATACCGATGGCAGGCGTACCGCATCACGCCGTTGAATCCTATATCCGGAAAATTATCAGGGCCGGTCATAAAGTTGCCATTTGTGATCAGTTACAGGAACCTGAAGAGGCCAGAGGAATTGTTGACCGCGGTGTTACAAGGATTATAACCCCTGGCACAGTAACCGAGGATACCCTGCTTGAAGATACATGTAACAATTATTTAATGGCCCTCTCAGAAACGGATACCATGTTTGGGTTATCCTGGATCGATTTATCCACTGGCAAGTTTGAAATCGGGGATATCGGAAAAGAGAGGCTTTTTGATGAATTTGCCAGGCTAAACCCTTCTGAATTATTATTGCCCGAGGAGATATCAAGGAGTAATGTTTCTTTCCCGGAAAGAATCCGGGCAGAATATAACGTAATGATAACACCAAGACCCGATTGGGAGTTTTCAAGAGACACCGCTTACAGAATCCTGACGGAACACTTCGGGACGGTATCCCTGGACGGGTTTGGCTGTGAAGATGCAGGGCCTGCCCTGGGCGCTGCCGGCGCCGTCATCAACTATCTGAAAGAAACCCAGAAAACCTCGCTGAAACACATTATTAAAATCCAAAAATACCGGACGGATAACAGGGTACTTATCGACAAGGCCACACAGCAATGCCTTGAACTCACCCAAACCATGCGAACCCGTGAGCGCGAAGGTTCACTCCTGTCAGTAATTGATCAGACCAAAACCCCAATGGGCGCCAGGCTGCTCAGAGAATGGATTATCAGTCCGCTTCAGATATCTGCTGAAATCAGATACCGCCAGATTGGCATACTGGAACTATTTGAGAAACCTGAATTAAGGCGAGAACTGCGTGCCATCCTGAACACTATTTATGATATTGAACGAATATCCACCAAGGTAAGCTGCGGGCGTGCGAATGCACGGGACCTTGTTGCTTTAAAGCAATCTCTTTCAAAATTACCTGCCCTTAAGGAACAACTGGGATTTTGTATTTCAGATATCCTGATAGCTGCGGAACAACAATTAGATACCCTTGAGGAAATACGAACACTTATCGATACCGCCATTGTACCCGACCCCCCTCCGGCTATTACCGATGGAGGTCTTATCAGGGAAGGCTATGACCCGGTACTTGATGAGCTAAGGTACGTCAGCAAAAACGGTAAGACGTGGATTGCCAATTTTGAAACAGAAGAGATTGCGCGCACCGGAATCAATTCCCTTAAGGTCGGTTACAACAAGGTATTCGGCTACTATATAGAAATCACAAACACCCATAAAGATTCCGTACCAAAGACGTATATCCGGAAACAGACCCTGAAGAATGCAGAACGTTTTATTACCCCCGAACTGAAAGAGTATGAGACAAAAGTACTCACGGCTGATGAGCGTGCAAAAGGTTTGGAATACGACCTCTTTCTTAAAGTGCGTGAACAGGTAAGTACCTTTATACCACGATTACAGAGAACCTCGCAAGCAATTGCGCTGGTTGATGTGGTATCTGCCCTGGCAAACCTTGCAGCAGAAAACCGGTATGTCATGCCTGAGATTACCGATGACACCGTGCTGAAAATACTAGACGGACGTCATCCTGTGCTGGGCACAAAGCTTACGGGTGAGAGGTTTGTCCCTAATGATATTTATCTGAATGAAACTCACAATAGAATCATGATCATTACCGGACCAAATATGGCAGGGAAAAGTACCTATATCCGCCAGGTAGCGCTTCTCGTTCTTTTAGCACAAACAGGAAGCTTTATCCCTGCAAAAGAAGCAGTTATCGGAACAGTAGACCGTATCTTTACCCGGGTAGGCGCATCGGATGAACTCTCAAGAGGTCAAAGCACCTTCATGGTGGAAATGAACGAAACGGCAAATATTCTTAACAATGCCACTGAACGCAGCTTAATTATTCTGGATGAAGTAGGGCGCGGCACAAGTACCTTTGACGGCATCAGCATCGCATGGGCTGTTACAGAATATATTTACCAGCATATCCGCGCCAGAACCCTCTTTGCTACCCATTACCATGAATTAACCGAACTAGCCCTCCTCTTTCCGGGCATTGTGAATTTTAATGTCGCCGTAAAGGAATGGGGTGATGAAATTATCTTTTTGCGAAAAATCATCGAAGGTGGAACAGACAAAAGTTACGGCATTCATGTTGCACGCCTTGCGGGAATACCGAAAGAAATTATCCAAAGGGCCCGTATTATTCTGAATAACCTTGAGGCTGCGACACTTGATGCAAATGGCAAACCAAAATTTGCCCCAATGAAGGCGGTTCAGGACGCAAGGCTTACCCAATTAAAACTTTTTTTATCAAAGCAAGACATGGTGATAGAAGAGATCAAAAAACTCGACATCTCCGCAATATCACCAATTGAAGCCATGAACAAGCTTGATGAATTTAAAAAGAAACTGAACAATGATGAAGCCGTATAA